In Bythopirellula goksoeyrii, a single window of DNA contains:
- the xrtE gene encoding exosortase E/protease, VPEID-CTERM system, whose amino-acid sequence MTDRRKIACWLFFAALILIVELVGLTFFYEAMSLQHGGSLAAILLSRSERIVSLFLTAAAILCVAMFPKLQAVEEFAFEHVRSPGSRWGFLALHFLLFTLFVATSNSIYQSGTDPDGARLHMGSALSFFGIGLATYVALALAALPWSVWQKLFRLGRLEIILSLLAGVACLKVGKVTMSAWDRLSEWTFHVVEWLLLLVYPEVVSVHAEKLIGTPAFSEVIAPECSGYQGIGMILVFFTFFLWHFRSRLRFPAALLLLPMGCVAIWLANCLRIALLIIVGDKISPAVAVEGFHSQTGWFFFCVVALGLAVLALNSRWCAKAQEPTSDDELRSPTLLYLLPFLALMAGMILTGMASTDFDWLYPVRIAVAGAALLFFFQEYRKLDWSWSWAAPLTGVAVYIIWILMEQSELSSGAHLKSEVDSLSSTWKGVWLVSRVIGSVIIIPVAEELAFRGYLLRRLVSPDFAHVSRKQMHWPALAISSLLFGLMHQRWLAGTVAGVIYGLLYRHRGNLTDPIVAHSVTNGLIAVHVLLGGSWYLWT is encoded by the coding sequence ATGACCGATAGGCGCAAGATTGCCTGCTGGTTGTTTTTTGCTGCGCTCATTCTCATCGTTGAGCTTGTGGGGCTCACGTTTTTCTACGAGGCGATGTCGCTCCAGCATGGTGGCTCGCTGGCGGCGATCTTACTGAGTCGCTCAGAGCGTATCGTATCCCTCTTCTTGACCGCTGCGGCCATTCTCTGCGTGGCGATGTTTCCTAAGCTCCAGGCAGTGGAAGAGTTTGCGTTTGAGCATGTTCGTTCCCCTGGCAGTCGGTGGGGCTTTCTCGCGCTTCATTTCTTACTATTCACGCTGTTTGTGGCAACCAGCAATTCCATCTACCAGAGTGGCACGGATCCTGATGGGGCGCGGCTCCACATGGGTTCGGCACTCTCTTTCTTTGGGATTGGTTTAGCGACTTACGTAGCGCTCGCCTTAGCTGCCTTGCCATGGTCCGTCTGGCAAAAGCTTTTTCGGCTTGGGCGCCTGGAAATTATCCTGTCGCTGCTGGCGGGAGTGGCTTGCTTGAAAGTTGGCAAGGTAACGATGTCGGCTTGGGATCGGCTGTCGGAGTGGACGTTCCATGTGGTCGAGTGGCTGTTGTTGCTGGTCTATCCAGAGGTGGTCTCTGTCCACGCTGAAAAGTTGATTGGTACCCCCGCCTTCTCGGAGGTGATTGCCCCGGAATGCTCAGGTTATCAGGGCATTGGGATGATCCTGGTTTTCTTCACTTTTTTTCTGTGGCATTTTCGTTCGCGTCTGCGATTTCCTGCGGCTTTACTGCTGCTGCCAATGGGCTGCGTGGCTATCTGGCTGGCCAACTGTTTGCGGATAGCCCTGTTGATTATCGTGGGTGATAAAATATCTCCGGCGGTGGCTGTGGAGGGATTTCACTCCCAGACCGGCTGGTTTTTCTTTTGTGTGGTCGCCCTTGGTTTAGCAGTCCTGGCCCTGAACTCGCGGTGGTGCGCGAAGGCCCAGGAGCCGACGTCGGACGATGAACTACGCAGTCCGACACTCCTGTACCTGCTCCCTTTTTTGGCACTGATGGCAGGCATGATACTCACCGGGATGGCCAGCACAGATTTTGACTGGCTCTATCCGGTGCGCATTGCCGTGGCTGGCGCAGCCCTGCTGTTCTTCTTCCAAGAGTACCGCAAGTTGGATTGGTCCTGGTCCTGGGCCGCACCCCTGACAGGCGTTGCGGTTTATATCATCTGGATCCTCATGGAACAGAGCGAGCTGAGTTCGGGGGCCCATTTGAAGTCTGAAGTCGACTCACTCAGTTCGACCTGGAAAGGGGTGTGGCTCGTCTCTCGAGTCATCGGGTCGGTGATCATCATCCCGGTCGCCGAGGAGCTCGCGTTTCGAGGGTATCTTTTGAGGAGGTTGGTTTCGCCCGACTTCGCGCACGTTTCCCGTAAACAAATGCACTGGCCTGCCTTGGCCATCTCGTCACTCCTGTTTGGGCTGATGCACCAGCGCTGGCTGGCCGGTACCGTTGCCGGTGTGATCTACGGATTGCTCTACAGGCACCGCGGCAATCTCACCGACCCCATCGTGGCCCACTCCGTAACCAACGGACTGATCGCTGTCCATGTCCTGCTGGGCGGATCTTGGTATCTGTGGACTTAA
- a CDS encoding DUF659 domain-containing protein: protein MRFALLWVLLISVISADASGASMVLRDSIGTDPSLSISDVGGATTHSGTDWATPGMVLNAPTKSYLTQVQILIFARDGEFLPENDLADILGYPMEFHLWSDGIQGGPDSFADNAAAEPSLPGHISVDVNSPAVSFITAEEFGTIGPPTDPNQFTTFLVTIDLSSFDIVLEAGEEYVVGVIQDNADNFVSGGGLFRQSSSTMTGLEDVFQIDQLPGFLLPGYLNSQLGLGVNQWAGTIMAATGDFDGDGDTDGSDFLKWQRDFGQDVATPGDGADGDGNGMVDAGDLRVWSLTHDQTPEVINTNVNSDFDGDGDTDGRDFLVWQRSFGQQVAVPGSGADGDGSGSVDDQDLQLWQDNYGGQDSAAIALPEPTNYLGLLLGTMLMCLAGLRHRGDAGCAQPEVNAPGDRCRFANLPRSPTAVPNRRLA from the coding sequence ATGCGTTTCGCTCTCTTGTGGGTCTTGTTGATCTCTGTTATCTCCGCAGATGCATCGGGAGCGTCCATGGTGCTTCGCGACAGTATCGGCACCGACCCGAGCCTTTCCATTTCAGACGTCGGAGGGGCGACCACTCATTCAGGAACCGACTGGGCGACCCCCGGCATGGTCTTGAATGCTCCCACAAAAAGCTACCTCACACAGGTACAGATCCTTATCTTTGCCCGCGACGGAGAGTTCTTACCAGAAAACGATTTGGCAGACATCTTAGGTTATCCCATGGAATTTCATCTCTGGTCCGATGGTATTCAAGGGGGGCCTGATTCCTTTGCGGATAATGCCGCTGCAGAGCCAAGCCTTCCCGGACATATCAGCGTCGATGTCAATTCCCCAGCTGTGAGTTTTATTACGGCAGAGGAATTTGGCACGATCGGCCCCCCCACCGATCCCAATCAATTCACGACATTCCTGGTGACCATCGACTTGTCGAGTTTTGATATTGTCTTGGAAGCTGGCGAGGAATATGTCGTGGGTGTTATTCAAGATAATGCAGACAATTTTGTGAGTGGAGGAGGACTCTTTCGACAAAGTTCGTCAACTATGACGGGCCTGGAAGATGTCTTTCAAATCGATCAACTCCCTGGTTTTTTATTGCCTGGTTACCTCAACAGCCAACTTGGCTTAGGAGTCAATCAATGGGCGGGAACTATTATGGCCGCCACGGGTGACTTCGATGGGGATGGCGACACTGATGGAAGCGATTTCCTGAAGTGGCAACGCGATTTCGGCCAAGACGTCGCCACACCCGGCGACGGCGCCGACGGTGATGGCAACGGCATGGTGGACGCAGGTGACTTACGGGTTTGGAGTCTCACTCACGATCAAACTCCAGAAGTAATCAACACCAATGTGAACAGCGACTTCGATGGTGACGGGGACACCGATGGCCGCGACTTTCTCGTCTGGCAACGCTCTTTCGGCCAGCAAGTAGCGGTTCCTGGAAGTGGCGCCGATGGCGATGGTAGCGGAAGCGTCGACGATCAAGACCTTCAGCTCTGGCAAGACAACTATGGCGGCCAGGATTCAGCAGCGATCGCCCTGCCGGAACCGACCAATTATCTTGGTTTGCTGTTGGGCACGATGCTCATGTGCCTAGCTGGGTTACGTCACCGGGGTGACGCGGGTTGCGCTCAGCCAGAGGTCAACGCTCCTGGAGATCGGTGCCGTTTCGCAAACCTGCCCCGTAGCCCAACGGCTGTGCCGAATAGGCGCCTAGCTTGA
- a CDS encoding glycosyltransferase family 39 protein, which translates to MRLNKWIVLLFLLSLMVHVGYVVSPLAENNFRPIDAAIYLDLAENLAEQGRYCVSHDAFQTVVAGEPTLFWTPVYPVFLAALRLVHLDSHLQIALIQAVLMALSVFPVYGLLQLFLDKRPLLVATIVWVFYPFHVIMTYHIASENICMLIEWCTLFVAATLSLHYPEKRSLYLLLGLMLGVLVLTRPERLLLAAGVCIWIVGRNVVIHKIWGVRNMGILVAGMSFVVLPWLVRNYQITEGHIAFSTRLPFNLLAHNKVWELTSTRQIDSSTEYYSDHPTAGTEYQRAQQLKKDAITFIYENPVTYGLICIRRTASLLMPAFVKDYWMRKFNRRPGSKDLLPLWEVAQIVFLIAFLAITIPGWFAAHRAGALTRDFFLGVPGLLFIAAMAQLIVSILISSAPQLRLMTDTYWITLGIWGLSSSRLVSKMPTESPQGPLSAVTS; encoded by the coding sequence ATGCGCCTCAACAAGTGGATTGTGCTGCTGTTTCTCCTCTCGCTTATGGTGCATGTGGGATACGTCGTAAGTCCACTTGCCGAGAACAACTTCAGGCCCATTGATGCAGCGATCTATCTTGATCTGGCTGAAAACCTGGCAGAACAGGGTCGTTACTGCGTTTCACACGATGCCTTTCAAACGGTTGTTGCTGGCGAGCCGACCTTGTTCTGGACACCAGTCTATCCGGTGTTTCTGGCGGCTCTGCGACTGGTTCATTTAGATTCCCATCTCCAGATCGCTCTCATCCAGGCGGTACTTATGGCGTTATCAGTTTTTCCTGTCTATGGGCTGCTGCAGTTGTTTCTAGACAAAAGACCTTTACTGGTTGCTACGATCGTGTGGGTTTTCTATCCATTTCATGTGATCATGACCTACCACATCGCCAGTGAAAATATCTGCATGCTGATTGAATGGTGCACACTTTTTGTAGCCGCCACTCTGTCACTGCACTATCCAGAGAAACGTTCACTCTACCTCTTGCTGGGGCTGATGCTCGGTGTGCTGGTGCTTACACGGCCTGAGCGTCTGCTCCTGGCGGCTGGAGTGTGTATTTGGATAGTTGGTAGGAACGTAGTGATCCATAAGATTTGGGGCGTACGAAACATGGGCATTCTGGTTGCTGGGATGTCGTTTGTGGTTCTACCCTGGCTCGTTCGGAACTATCAGATTACTGAGGGCCATATTGCATTCTCCACTCGTTTGCCCTTCAATCTCCTGGCGCATAACAAAGTCTGGGAACTTACGTCCACTCGCCAAATTGATTCCTCTACTGAGTACTATTCCGATCATCCCACTGCAGGGACTGAGTATCAGAGAGCACAGCAATTAAAAAAAGACGCGATCACCTTTATTTACGAGAACCCTGTGACGTATGGTCTTATCTGCATCAGACGGACGGCTTCCTTGCTCATGCCTGCTTTCGTCAAGGACTATTGGATGCGGAAGTTCAACCGACGACCAGGCTCCAAAGATTTGCTCCCTCTTTGGGAGGTTGCCCAGATAGTCTTTCTCATAGCATTTCTGGCAATCACGATTCCCGGTTGGTTTGCCGCACATCGGGCGGGGGCGTTGACTCGAGACTTTTTTTTGGGGGTACCAGGCCTGCTTTTCATTGCCGCAATGGCACAGCTAATCGTGAGTATTCTTATTTCCTCTGCCCCGCAACTACGTCTGATGACCGACACCTATTGGATTACACTTGGAATTTGGGGGCTCTCTAGCAGCCGGCTTGTTTCTAAAATGCCCACAGAGTCTCCCCAAGGTCCCCTCTCCGCTGTGACAAGTTGA
- a CDS encoding ELWxxDGT repeat protein encodes MDLRSLRSSAAQKMQTSRLSFESLEQRHMLSGTPQLLDINLMGGAGSNPHDLVEVGGALYFAADDGMHGSELWTSNGSPAGTLQIKDIIVGNTGSQPTSLAGVGSLVYFQANDGVNGSELWKSNGTEIGTVLVKNIQDADESSFPGGLVDFGGTLFFTATDDASGRELWRSNGSEPGTVLVKDIRPGEVGSFPIDLVPVGGTLFFTASDNANGLELWSSDGSEMGTSLVKDIRSGNAGSSPSFLTEVGGTLYFGATDGINDFQLWKSNGTAAGTMMVKIISPGANSVVSELTDVGGTLFFAANDGSNGLELWMSDGTEMGTVLVKDIHSGALGSSPANLTNVGGVLYFTADDGVTGRELWKSDGTPGGTVRVKDINGAVGVGSQPSNLTDVNGVLYFTADDGNSGVELWKSDGMETGTTMVADINMGGSDASPSELTTVGVTLYFVADDGVNGRELWVLEPSSTLAGDYDVDGDVDGHDFLTWQRQFGSSVPQGTGADGNGNGTVESGDLTVWQDNYGLPTPVVAVLASSLSADDVPQSISKVAATSLPTNPILLSLDLFSTRIDNSQLPGGNDATTGVVVAAPTDQNTGSNAISGENIAGKDLEDSRNLTMQSPSRSLDETTPDRDVQLLDALDRAFASDWAD; translated from the coding sequence ATGGATCTACGTTCACTCAGATCGAGTGCTGCACAGAAGATGCAGACCAGTCGACTCTCCTTCGAGTCGCTGGAGCAGCGCCACATGCTAAGTGGTACTCCCCAGCTACTCGATATCAACCTGATGGGCGGAGCAGGAAGTAATCCTCACGATTTGGTGGAAGTCGGTGGAGCACTGTACTTCGCTGCCGATGACGGCATGCACGGCAGCGAACTATGGACGAGCAATGGTTCGCCGGCCGGAACTCTCCAGATCAAAGACATCATCGTTGGAAACACAGGATCCCAGCCCACCTCCCTGGCAGGTGTCGGTAGTCTGGTTTATTTTCAAGCCAACGATGGAGTAAATGGCAGCGAGCTCTGGAAAAGTAATGGGACCGAGATTGGTACGGTCCTAGTCAAGAATATTCAAGATGCCGACGAGAGCTCGTTTCCCGGGGGCCTCGTAGATTTTGGGGGGACACTCTTCTTCACGGCCACGGACGACGCCAGCGGTCGTGAACTCTGGCGGAGTAATGGATCGGAACCTGGTACGGTTCTTGTGAAAGATATTCGCCCTGGAGAGGTAGGATCGTTTCCAATCGACCTCGTTCCTGTCGGTGGGACCCTCTTTTTCACGGCCAGCGACAACGCTAATGGGCTCGAACTGTGGAGTAGCGACGGCAGCGAAATGGGCACCTCCTTGGTGAAAGATATTCGTAGCGGCAACGCTGGCTCTTCTCCCAGCTTCCTTACCGAGGTGGGAGGAACACTTTATTTCGGAGCCACCGATGGAATCAATGACTTTCAGCTCTGGAAGAGCAACGGCACTGCTGCGGGTACAATGATGGTCAAGATTATTTCCCCGGGTGCCAATTCTGTTGTATCAGAATTAACGGACGTCGGGGGAACCCTCTTTTTCGCGGCCAATGATGGATCCAATGGGCTGGAACTCTGGATGAGCGATGGTACAGAGATGGGGACGGTTCTGGTAAAGGATATTCACAGCGGGGCCCTCGGCTCCAGTCCCGCAAATCTCACCAACGTGGGTGGCGTTCTGTATTTCACGGCCGACGATGGGGTGACAGGACGAGAATTGTGGAAAAGCGACGGAACGCCAGGGGGAACCGTGCGGGTGAAGGACATCAACGGTGCGGTAGGGGTGGGCTCCCAACCCAGCAATCTTACCGACGTCAACGGAGTCCTCTATTTCACGGCCGACGATGGCAACAGTGGGGTTGAACTCTGGAAGAGCGATGGGATGGAGACCGGAACGACAATGGTGGCCGACATCAATATGGGGGGATCTGATGCGTCTCCGTCCGAACTTACCACGGTTGGGGTAACACTCTACTTCGTGGCGGATGACGGGGTAAATGGCCGCGAACTCTGGGTACTGGAGCCTTCCTCCACGTTGGCGGGCGACTACGACGTCGATGGGGACGTCGATGGTCACGACTTCCTCACCTGGCAGCGGCAATTTGGATCTAGTGTACCGCAGGGCACGGGTGCCGATGGCAATGGCAACGGCACAGTCGAATCCGGCGATCTGACTGTTTGGCAAGACAATTACGGGCTGCCCACCCCGGTCGTGGCTGTCCTCGCTTCGAGCTTGTCAGCCGACGATGTCCCTCAAAGCATTTCCAAAGTGGCTGCCACCTCACTGCCAACAAATCCGATCCTTCTCTCCTTGGATTTATTTAGTACGCGAATCGACAATTCTCAGCTGCCGGGAGGCAACGACGCTACGACCGGAGTCGTAGTTGCTGCCCCTACGGATCAGAATACAGGGTCGAATGCGATCTCTGGCGAGAACATCGCCGGGAAGGATCTAGAAGACTCCAGAAATCTGACGATGCAGTCTCCAAGTCGGTCGCTCGACGAAACTACGCCTGATAGGGACGTCCAGTTGCTGGATGCCCTTGATAGAGCGTTTGCCAGCGACTGGGCTGACTGA
- a CDS encoding Npun_F0296 family exosortase-dependent surface protein: protein MLRNLFFSLCVLSVFVAQSQASLQIVSTNNGIPVSTANTNYVNFDIGSVTDNGGGNYTAANYSSSADPLGSIDVNITPNSQFASLPNTSSYAAPWIGLGNGAAMTTLFGNPASDTGAQDSTQYVSSGSNLGNTTNAQVELLFSSGQQYLGLLWGSVDSDPVDYNELTFYFDDNTTETINGTQVSLAAGGNQGDTGTYYVNIDSDKPFSKVVATSSKFAFEFDNLAYSVDRIVPEASTIAVWSVLSLIGVGAAYRKRAKLA, encoded by the coding sequence ATGTTACGAAATTTATTTTTTTCGCTTTGTGTATTGAGTGTTTTTGTTGCCCAGTCGCAAGCATCACTTCAAATTGTGTCCACAAATAACGGTATTCCAGTTTCCACTGCGAACACTAATTACGTGAATTTTGATATTGGCTCTGTGACGGATAATGGAGGAGGCAACTATACAGCAGCAAATTATTCTTCTTCTGCTGACCCGCTAGGATCGATTGATGTGAATATAACTCCTAACTCTCAATTTGCCTCCTTGCCCAATACCTCCTCCTACGCAGCACCCTGGATTGGTCTTGGCAACGGTGCAGCGATGACGACTCTCTTCGGAAATCCTGCTTCGGATACCGGTGCTCAAGACTCGACACAGTATGTAAGTTCCGGAAGTAATCTTGGGAATACAACTAATGCTCAAGTTGAGCTTCTCTTTAGTAGTGGTCAACAGTACTTGGGATTGCTTTGGGGTTCGGTAGATAGTGACCCTGTAGATTACAATGAGCTTACATTCTATTTCGATGATAATACGACAGAAACGATTAATGGAACCCAGGTATCACTTGCTGCTGGCGGCAATCAAGGTGATACCGGCACTTACTATGTAAACATTGATTCAGATAAGCCGTTTTCCAAAGTTGTTGCGACGAGTTCCAAATTTGCTTTTGAGTTTGACAACCTTGCTTACTCAGTGGATCGTATTGTTCCCGAAGCTTCAACGATCGCCGTCTGGTCAGTGTTGAGCTTGATTGGCGTAGGTGCTGCGTATCGCAAGCGAGCCAAACTCGCCTGA
- a CDS encoding polysaccharide biosynthesis/export family protein has translation MLEQTNTSSQISHRIWCGWLLLLLVASSGCRVIYPGRLPDGPQPCIPANVPREQAKVTLPDYLIEPPDILRIEAISLVPKAPYQLRVFDVLSISTTGLTQSEAIDGEYTIQPDGSIKLGHEIGAIQAGGLTSEQLQEQILAKLKEIYTDPTVWVTLVQIGAQQQVAGEHLVAPDGKVNLGHYGRVRVVGLSIEEAQATVQAHLSQYLEDPQISLDVLGYNSKVYYVITQGAGLGDQVAILPARGNETVLDAIGQIQGLQSNSSTRMWIARPGYNEQGGDQILPVDWLAVTQRGDIETNYQIMPGDRVYVSEDKLVAMDTAFGKLFSPFERIFGVTLLGTQTAQRIVFFNQPNQGFGGF, from the coding sequence GTGCTAGAACAGACCAATACATCTTCGCAGATTAGCCACCGCATATGGTGCGGCTGGCTGCTGTTGCTGCTGGTGGCTAGCAGTGGTTGCCGAGTCATCTATCCGGGAAGGCTGCCCGATGGGCCCCAACCCTGCATTCCAGCCAATGTACCGCGTGAGCAGGCCAAGGTCACACTACCCGATTATCTCATCGAGCCTCCGGATATCTTGCGGATTGAGGCGATTAGCCTCGTCCCGAAAGCTCCCTACCAGCTGCGTGTCTTTGACGTGTTGTCGATATCGACGACCGGATTGACCCAGTCCGAGGCGATCGATGGGGAGTACACGATCCAGCCTGATGGGTCGATCAAGTTGGGTCATGAGATAGGTGCGATCCAGGCCGGAGGACTCACCAGTGAACAGTTACAGGAGCAGATCCTGGCCAAGCTGAAAGAGATTTATACCGATCCCACCGTTTGGGTCACACTCGTACAGATCGGTGCCCAACAGCAGGTGGCCGGTGAACACTTGGTCGCCCCGGATGGAAAAGTCAATCTGGGGCACTACGGTCGGGTGCGAGTCGTGGGATTGTCAATCGAAGAAGCCCAGGCAACTGTCCAAGCTCATTTGTCGCAGTATTTGGAAGACCCTCAAATCTCACTCGACGTGTTGGGCTACAACAGCAAGGTCTACTACGTGATCACCCAAGGAGCCGGCCTGGGTGACCAGGTCGCTATCCTACCGGCACGCGGCAATGAGACCGTACTCGATGCTATCGGCCAGATTCAGGGACTCCAATCGAATTCGTCGACACGGATGTGGATTGCCAGGCCGGGCTACAACGAACAGGGAGGCGATCAAATTCTCCCCGTCGATTGGCTGGCCGTGACTCAACGCGGTGACATCGAGACCAACTATCAGATTATGCCCGGAGATCGCGTGTACGTCTCCGAGGATAAGTTGGTGGCCATGGATACCGCATTCGGCAAACTCTTTTCACCCTTTGAGCGAATCTTTGGCGTGACCCTCCTGGGTACGCAGACGGCACAACGCATCGTGTTCTTTAATCAACCGAATCAAGGCTTTGGAGGCTTTTGA
- a CDS encoding SDR family oxidoreductase, with product MARFLVTGGAGFIGSHLASALVDQGEQVVVLDNLSTGRRENLDHLEGKITFIHGDLLDHDSLEEALRGVEVVYHQAALASVPRSVAAPMDTHAACVTGTLQLLDLSRAAGVRRVVYAGSSSAYGDQPFQSKREVDLPRPLSPYAAAKLAGEYYLQAFTATYGLETVTIRYFNVFGPRQDPNSEYSAVIPKFVTAMLRGERPTIFGDGIQSRDFTFIDNVVSGNLAAAKAPGAVGRVLNVACGSQIDLLQLVGSINRVLGTKIEPIFADRRPGDVKESLADISLAREILDYQPVINFDEGLRRSIDYYRSLTG from the coding sequence ATGGCGAGATTCTTAGTTACCGGCGGAGCTGGATTTATTGGTTCGCATCTCGCCTCTGCACTGGTCGACCAAGGAGAACAGGTCGTTGTGCTGGACAATCTCAGCACAGGACGGCGCGAAAATCTTGATCATCTCGAGGGGAAGATCACGTTTATTCACGGCGATTTGCTTGATCACGATTCACTCGAAGAGGCTCTGCGCGGGGTCGAGGTGGTCTACCATCAAGCGGCCCTGGCGTCGGTACCTCGGAGCGTGGCGGCCCCGATGGACACGCATGCGGCCTGCGTGACTGGAACGCTCCAACTGCTCGATCTATCACGAGCGGCTGGCGTCCGCAGAGTGGTCTACGCCGGTTCCAGCAGCGCTTACGGCGATCAACCCTTTCAGTCAAAACGCGAAGTCGATCTACCTCGACCCCTTTCCCCTTACGCGGCTGCCAAACTGGCTGGTGAGTATTATCTGCAGGCCTTCACGGCAACTTATGGCTTAGAGACGGTGACGATTCGCTATTTCAATGTCTTTGGACCTCGCCAGGATCCCAATAGTGAGTACTCCGCGGTGATCCCCAAGTTTGTGACGGCAATGCTCCGTGGCGAGCGGCCCACGATCTTTGGGGACGGTATTCAGTCGCGAGATTTTACGTTCATTGACAATGTCGTGAGCGGGAACCTGGCCGCTGCGAAGGCTCCCGGAGCAGTGGGTCGAGTCCTGAATGTCGCGTGTGGTTCGCAGATCGATCTGTTGCAGCTGGTGGGTTCCATCAACCGCGTCCTGGGCACGAAAATCGAACCGATCTTTGCCGATCGCAGGCCTGGAGATGTCAAGGAGAGCCTGGCGGATATTTCACTTGCACGGGAAATTCTTGATTACCAACCAGTGATCAACTTCGACGAAGGCTTAAGACGCTCGATTGACTATTATCGATCGCTTACCGGATAA